TAGCAAAAGATTTCCACATATTAATGAGATTAATTCACTTATTAAAGCCTATAGATAATTAAAGAATTTAATTTTAAATTCTTTAATTACAAATCAATTCTTACTAATTTATAATCAGGGTCAAACCTAAATGATAATAAATTTTCATATATTCCAAAAAGTATCATAAAGGTTACAAAAGAGCTTCCACCATAGCTAAAAAACGGCAGTGGCACTCCAACAACAGGAGCAAACCCTATAGTCATAGATACATTAACCCCAACATAAATAAATATTAATATGGATAGAGCTGATGTAAAAGTTTTAGCAAAATAATCTTTTTTAAGCTTTTTATTAAAACTTAGCAAATGCAAAATCAGTAATAAATATAATCCTAAAAGCAAGCAAGCACCTAAAAATCCGTATCTTTCAATAGTATATGCAAAAATAAAATCACTCGTGCTAATTGGTAAGAATTTAAAATGAGTTTGAGTAGCATCATCTTTGCTTTTACCATTTATTCCACCACTTCCTATTGCTATCATACTTTGTCTTACTTGATAACTTGGTTTTTCACTTAAAAAATCAGTAATTCTTTTTTTTTGGTAATCATTTAAATTATCATAGACAATAGGAGCTATTGGCATACAAATTCCAAGCAATAATGCCCCTGTTAGAATAATTTTATGATGAATGCCCACTAAAAACAATGTAACATAGCCAACTATTAAAATAATTAAAGCAGAACCTAAATCAGGCTCACTTTTAATAAGAACAAAAGGTAAAATTATATAAAAACTAATTTTGCAAAAATCTTTAAATCTATATCCATCATCAGGTGGAGGATTGTGTCTAATTAAATAAGCAAGCATTAATAAAAATGCAGGTTTAAAAATCTCA
This is a stretch of genomic DNA from Campylobacter sp. RM12651. It encodes these proteins:
- a CDS encoding FtsW/RodA/SpoVE family cell cycle protein, which translates into the protein MIKLDGKILTHFDFILPLLVFPIIIFSFLLMNEANEVLAHKQIIYVIVGFFAFFIFFLLPIKKIEWLIPFFYWFCIGLLLLVDVLGATKLGATRWLEIPFTRFTIQPSEIFKPAFLLMLAYLIRHNPPPDDGYRFKDFCKISFYIILPFVLIKSEPDLGSALIILIVGYVTLFLVGIHHKIILTGALLLGICMPIAPIVYDNLNDYQKKRITDFLSEKPSYQVRQSMIAIGSGGINGKSKDDATQTHFKFLPISTSDFIFAYTIERYGFLGACLLLGLYLLLILHLLSFNKKLKKDYFAKTFTSALSILIFIYVGVNVSMTIGFAPVVGVPLPFFSYGGSSFVTFMILFGIYENLLSFRFDPDYKLVRIDL